From Triticum urartu cultivar G1812 chromosome 2, Tu2.1, whole genome shotgun sequence, a single genomic window includes:
- the LOC125535827 gene encoding cytochrome P450 709B2-like, with translation MASFAALPLAALLVLAVSWAWEHLVWRPYAIARRHRAQGIHGPPYRFLKGSNEEVRRMKAETADVVLDVHDHNYLPRVAPHFLKWRAQYGEPFLFWFGAKPRICVFDYELVRQILSSKSGHFPKNDAHPNVLELLGKGLVLVNGVDWVRHRRVINPAFAMDKIKAMTETMVSCAQRTFSVFEDQACKNTNREILVEFDKAVQGLTADIISHTAFGSSYKLGMEAFHAQKELQSIAISSLLNVQIPGFSYLPTKRNRRKWMLEKKLRSTLMRVINSRLASKGSGYGNDLLGLMFEGCTTTVQGGKQEQLSLSMEEILHECKTFFFAGYETTSLLLTWTVFLLSVYPEWQERLRGEGLREGGKGNPTGDNLGKLKEMMMVLHEALRLYGPALFMQRKTITDMVVGAITIPKDHAVVIGAPFMHRDKKVWGEDADQFNPMRFANGVARAAKVPHALLAFSIGPRACIGQNFAMLEAKSVMVTVLQKFSFALSPSYVHAPADFLTLQPKFGLPVVMKLLDI, from the exons ATGGCCTCTTTCGCCGCCCTTCCGCTGGCCGCTCTCCTGGTACTGGCCGTCTCGTGGGCATGGGAGCACCTCGTGTGGAGGCCCTACGCCATAGCCAGGAGGCACAGGGCGCAAGGGATCCATGGCCCCCCATACAGGTTCCTCAAGGGCTCCAACGAGGAGGTGAGGCGGATGAAGGCGGAGACGGCCGACGTGGTGCTCGACGTCCACGACCACAACTACCTCCCCAGGGTCGCGCCGCACTTCCTCAAGTGGAGGGCACAGTATG GAGAGCCATTTCTGTTCTGGTTTGGTGCCAAGCCCCGGATCTGTGTCTTTGACTACGAGTTGGTTAGGCAGATCCTTTCAAGCAAATCCGGACACTTTCCGAAGAACGACGCGCACCCGAACGTGTTGGAATTGCTCGGCAAGGGCCTGGTGTTGGTGAACGGTGTGGATTGGGTGCGCCATCGCAGGGTCATCAACCCTGCTTTTGCAATGGATAAGATAAAG GCGATGACGGAAACGATGGTGTCTTGTGCCCAACGCACGTTCAGTGTGTTTGAAGATCAGGCATGCAAGAACACAAATAGAGAAATCCTAGTGGAATTCGACAAAGCAGTCCAAGGGTTAACAGCAGATATCATATCCCACACAGCCTTCGGAAGTAGCTACAAATTAGGAATGGAAGCCTTCCATGCCCAGAAAGAGCTCCAGTCAATCGCCATATCCAGTTTACTTAATGTGCAGATACCAGGATTCAG CTATCTGCCCACAAAAAGGAATAGGAGGAAGTGGATGCTTGAAAAGAAGCTTCGAAGCACGCTCATGCGTGTCATAAACTCGCGGTTAGCGTCGAAGGGGAGCGGATATGGAAATGACCTACTTGGTTTGATGTTTGAGGGCTGCACTACGACAGTGCAAGGGGGCAAGCAGGAGCAGCTAAGCTTGAGCATGGAGGAGATCCTACACGAGTGCAAAACATTCTTCTTCGCCGGTTACGAAACGACATCGCTTCTGCTCACCTGGACAGTGTTCTTGCTCAGTGTGTACCCAGAGTGGCAGGAGAGGCTACGGGGGGAGGGCTTGAGGGAGGGTGGAAAGGGGAACCCCACCGGCGACAACCTCGGCAAACTGAAAGAG ATGATGATGGTCCTCCATGAAGCCCTGAGGCTCTACGGCCCTGCTCTTTTCATGCAGAGGAAGACCATAACTGACATGGTGGTCGGAGCCATAACAATCCCCAAGGACCATGCAGTTGTCATAGGCGCCCCATTCATGCACCGGGATAAAAAGGTCTGGGGTGAGGATGCGGATCAGTTCAACCCGATGAGATTCGCGAACGGGGTCGCCAGAGCGGCGAAGGTTCCACACGCCCTGCTGGCGTTCTCGATCGGGCCGAGGGCGTGCATCGGCCAGAACTTTGCGATGCTCGAAGCCAAATCCGTGATGGTGACGGTTCTGCAGAAGTTCTCGTTCGCTCTCTCCCCGAGCTATGTCCACGCTCCTGCGGATTTCCTCACTCTGCAGCCTAAGTTTGGCCTCCCCGTCGTTATGAAGCTGCTGGATATATGA
- the LOC125535832 gene encoding elongation factor 1-beta, with product MAVTFSDLHTADGLKALEAHLAGKTYISGDGITKDDVKVFAAVPVKPSAEFPNAARWYDTVAAAVASRFPGQSSGVSASSAPAAAAPAASKDEDDDDDMDLFGDETEEDKKAAAAREAAKPAKKKESGKSSVLMDIKPWDDETDMKKLEEAVRSVQMEGLTWGASKLMPVGYGIKKLQIMLTIIDDLVSVDTLIEEVLCETPINEYVQSCDIVAFNKI from the exons ATGGCCGTCACGTTCTCCGACCTCCACACCGCCGACGGGCTCAAGGCCCTCGAGGCGCACCTCGCCGGCAAGACCTACATCTCCGG CGATGGGATCACCAAGGACGACGTCAAGGTGTTCGCGGCGGTGCCCGTGAAGCCCAGCGCCGAGTTCCCGAACGCTGCCCGCTGGTATGACACCGTCGCCGCGGCTGTTGCTTCAAG GTTCCCTGGCCAGTCCTCTGGGGTGAGTGCATCATCGGCTCCTGCTGCAGCTGCTCCTGCCGCTTCCAAG GATGAAGACGACGATGATGACATGGATCTGTTTGGCGATGAGACCGAGGAGGACAAGAAAGCTGCAGCTGCGCGTGAGGCTGCCAAGCCTGCAAAGAAGAAAGAAA GTGGCAAATCCTCTGTCCTCATGGACATCAAGCCATGGGACGATGAGACTGACATGAAGAAGTTGGAGGAGGCTGTCCGCAGTGTTCAAATGGAGGGTCTCACCTGGGGTGCAT CTAAGCTTATGCCCGTGGGTTATGGCATCAAGAAGCTCCAGATCATGCTGACGATCATTGACGACCTCGTGTCTGTCGACACTCTTATTGAGGAAGTGCTCTGCGAGACGCCCATCAACGAGTATGTCCAGTCGTGTGACATCGTTGCCTTCAACAAGATCTAG
- the LOC125535831 gene encoding LOW QUALITY PROTEIN: pentatricopeptide repeat-containing protein At1g01970 (The sequence of the model RefSeq protein was modified relative to this genomic sequence to represent the inferred CDS: inserted 2 bases in 1 codon) yields the protein MVSLAAPAFHSLASQASRACTTRASSQCESAPGRRGAKARPRAAGTAQAAAVEAEETPRFRWDALGSDLSEPQEQAMRGLSPKLPNRCRALMPRVVSLSPGDENLGVVLAFWVKAMKPKRADWLLVLKELKAMESPLLAEVLEYALLEDSFEANVRDYTKLMQIYGKQNLLREAEEAFQAMKARGLPCDQVMLTALVDMYSKAGDLTRANETFEEIVLLGLPLDKRAYGSMIMAYIRADMLDQAEDLIKQTEDQQVFAGKEVYKALLRAYSYKGDSEGAQRVFDAVQFAGTVPDTKLCALLVNAYCLSNRIDEAVCVTRNMRSVGLEPCDRCVTLILGAYDKANKLEGALEFLAELEENGVVIGQEPSQLLAAWFGRLGVVHEVEQVLEEVSKSSKSKQSVSLLKEGTKSWKSKDRVKKEWRKGKKSKHSISVHQQPSISVQTKGATNRKSKXSLGPLPLQLK from the exons ATGGTATCGCTCGCTGCCCCGGCCTTCCACTCGCTGGCCTCGCAAGCCTCCAGGGCCTGCACCACGAGGGCGTCTTCGCAATGCGAGAGCGCGCCCGGCCGCCGTGGAGCGAAGgcgcggcctcgggcggcggggactgcgcaggcggcggcggtggaggcggaggagACGCCGAGGTTCAGGTGGGATGCGCTCGGGTCCGACCTGTCCGAGCCCCAGGAGCAGGCGATGCGCGGCCTGTCCCCCAAGCTGCCCAACCGATGCAGGGCGCTGATGCCGCGCGTCGTGTCGCTGTCCCCCGGCGATGAGAATCTCGGCGTGGTCCTTGCGTTCTGGGTGAAGGCCATGAAGCCCAAGAGGGCGGACTGGTTGCTGGTCCTCAAGGAGCTCAAGGCTATGGAGAGCCCGCTTCTCGCTGAG GTACTAGAATATGCACTGCTGGAGGATTCTTTCGAAGCGAATGTGCGCGACTACACCAAGTTGATGCAAATCTACGGCAAGCAAAATCTGTTGCGGGAAGCCGAGGAAGCATTCCAGGCCATGAAAGCCAGAGGCCTCCCATGTGATCAGGTCATGCTGACTGCACTGGTGGACATGTACAGCAAGGCCGGGGATCTCACCCGCGCAAATGAAACATTCGAAGAGATCGTGTTGCTGGGCCTACCGCTCGATAAGCGCGCGTACGGTTCGATGATCATGGCCTACATCAGAGCAGACATGCTAGACCAAGCAGAAGATCTGATCAAACAGACGGAGGATCAGCAGGTCTTCGCAGGAAAAGAGGTCTACAAGGCTCTGCTTAGAGCATACTCGTACAAAGGCGATTCAGAGGGGGCGCAGCGGGTTTTCGACGCGGTACAGTTCGCGGGGACGGTGCCGGACACAAAGCTGTGCGCGCTCCTGGTGAACGCGTACTGCCTCTCCAATAGGATCGACGAGGCTGTCTGTGTGACCCGAAACATGAGGAGTGTGGGACTGGAACCGTGCGACAGGTGTGTCACCTTGATACTCGGCGCGTACGACAAGGCCAACAAGCTGGAAGGAGCATTGGAGTTTCTGGCGGAGCTTGAAGAGAATGGTGTCGTGATCGGTCAAGAGCCGTCGCAGTTGCTTGCGGCATGGTTCGGGAGGCTCGGGGTGGTTCATGAAGTGGAGCAGGTCCTGGAGGAAGTGAGTAAGAGTAGCAAGAGCAAGCAGAGTGTTTCACTCCTGAAGGAAGGGACGAAGAGTTGGAAGAGCAAAGACAGGGTCAAGAAGGAATGGAGAAAAggcaaaaagagcaaacacagCATTTCAGTACACCAGCAACCCAGCATTTCAGTCCAGACGAAAGGGGCAACCAACAGGAAGAGCAA ATCACTCGGTCCATTACCTCTGCAACTGAAGTGA